The following DNA comes from Suncus etruscus isolate mSunEtr1 chromosome 12, mSunEtr1.pri.cur, whole genome shotgun sequence.
aattcatctatacaatgtatataacccctctgatatatttccccacTCCACACTAGAGCCCCTTCTATTCCCTCATCTCctaatccggattcgttatcttcctcttaattaaccctctttaccctcaccagttctttaatttgttaggcaccaagaccgacctcctgccccaacagattctgccctttcgcacacccctacaaagctcattattactccttaacccCCAATCATCAGtatcccacatttaccctttttaacttcagtactacacagttctaatcacagaccaaagttgtgcattggatttaacaacccctaACTATTTCAAGAgatataaaatggacacatatgtcttttgaatattttatgtgtgttttctttaacagctagaactctttctaaatattcttttaccatgatgattctacccactgtttatcttgtcttctctttgtgagctgttcaataaggaattttggtggaagagtcccccagtttaatgcttatgattgaaccatgtcatggggatgttggacttgttcttatggcccccatatgcaccaataatgccacgtggcattgttcctggttttcataggcacattaaaataggaaattactatacatgcaaataagttcttatctaatagaaattggaacacacaaatctcttagtgcaatgggaccttacaccctgaacattgatacaatgacctggcacaggcctcagaatgggcatccttcattcacccctgaaccagggaagctatctacgaaacctccaaggttttttataacaacacctggaagcaatcctctgccagggaagaccctaccatggttctgacatcaacctgctcaaaagagacttcccttaacactaagaagacttgacaacaacaatgacctgcttacaggacagggttctctgcattgccctttaattgtgaggtgaaacgagaggacgctctgcatcatcctgattgcaatataggatatgcagattccaggatctttaatacagaacatgataccaacaacagagactgtgtgaaaaataaaagtgtattggcactacagacaatgtcctggattggacaaactattttgcctggagcctagagttggtcttatgccaggaaacttcatgggtagggtctccttgtatttaggccaaggctttttctttccatgtccctcatattttggtgggcctatgcaaacaataattgccattctaacaacccacttaaacttaaactaatatgcatgtgcatggaaatgtaaaaaagtactttgccttccatgtttaaggagttacataagttttatgtctttagattgcttagtgtgctgctaagaaatattatgtactacaatctggggacttgagggacaatgtaattatacatgggttctgttttatttttcttaatgttctttggctgaaagttcaaagttaagatatcagcaatgggactactgagaattctgtttatgggtgattatccttccactgtaactttaccttgtcctctttctttgcatctttgttctcataattaaaaataaaaaattaataaaaataaaaaatatataaaaaattaaaaagacctcaaaaacaatcaatcaattaataaatatatatgtggaaaaatgattattttgtgcgttttttcttttttttttcccctgcataggcacagtaattattggggatattatagagggaattcccttggcctaggagatacagggtttctccatccctaaagtatactgtcatggaattaactatagacttcttgcatgatcatttactctcccctctgtgcttttgtggtgtatggaagacttctgcttcgtcatggatggtaaaatcagtcctctgtatctagagatcttggtgactgtatGCACAGGATTTATACACAAGATTTGTCCACAGACTTATCCAAGGATTATCCACAACACAAATCCACAGTAATTACCCACAGGATTTATCTACAGGACTTATCCATAGGACTTATGCACAGAATTTATCCATAGGATTTGTCCACACTTTTCTAAGGATTGTCCACAGGAATTACCCACAGGACTTATCCACTGAACTTATTCATAGGACTTGTCCATGGACATATCAATGGGACTTATTCACAAGACTTATCCATGGGACTTGTCCATAGACTTATCCAAGGACCATCCAAGGACAAATCCATGGGAATTACCCACATGATTTATCCACAGAGCTGATCCATAGGATTTATGCACAGAATTTATCCATAGGACTTGTCCACAGATTTATCCAAGGATTATCCACGGGACTTGTCCATGAACAAAATCCACCGGACTTATCCACAGGGCTTAACCATTGGACTTATCCAAGTATTATCCACAGGACAAATCCCTGGGAATTGCCCACAGAAATTATCCACGGCACTTATCCACAGGATTTATCCACAGGACTTATACATGGACATATCGACAGAAATTATCCACTGGATTTATCTACAAAACTCATACATGGACGTATCTATAGGACTTATTCATAGGACTTATGCACAGGATTTATACACATTATTTGTCCACAGTCTTATCCAAGGATTATCTACAGGACAAATCCACAGTAATTACCTGCAGGATTTATCGACATGACTTATCCATAGGATTTATCCATAAGACCTGTCCACAGACTTATCCAAGGATTATCCACAGGACAAATCCATAGGAATTACCCATAGGACTTATCCAAAGGACTCATACATGGACATATCCAAAGGACTTATCCATAGGACTTATCCATTGGACTTATCCACGGGACTTGTCCACAGATTTATCCACGGATTTATACACAGAATTTATTCACAAGACTTATTCATGAACATATCCAAAAAATTTATCCACAGGATTTATCCATAGAACTTATGGACAGGATTTGTACACAGGACTTTTCTACAGACTTACCCAAGGATTATTCATAGGACTTTTCCATGGGAtgtagtggtgagtgcagctatagaaataactacacagagaactaccataatcatgtgaatgaatgagggaactgaaaagcctgtctggagtacaggtgggggtggggtgggttagagggagatttgggacattggtggtgggaatgtttcactggtgtagggtgtgttctttacatgactaaaacctaatcacaatcatatgtgtaatcaagatgtttaaataaaggaaaaaagaaaaatgtaaaaaaaagaaaaaaagaaatagcaggtTGTGTGCTTTGTTTGTTAAAACAGCTGTGCTTGTGCTTAATGTGATTCATTTCACTTATCCACAGGACTTCTTCACGGGACATATCACAGAATTTTTCTACGATATCTGCACAAGACATATTCACAGGACTTATCTAATGAACTCATATCTGGGCATCTCCAGGAGATATCCACAGGCCAGCTGAAGATGATGTAGCTCAACGGGCAGCTCCAGAATCTCTGTAAGCACAGACTCATGCACTATGGAACCAAGAAAACCTAGACTGGTCTAGGTATGAAGGACTCGAGGAATCCAAGGGGTAACTCAGCCTAAGCCAGAGGCTGGAGGTCCTTATTCGGAGTGTTGATAGCTCAGggcagagaggagggctgggaccTTTCAGGGCTGAAGCACCTTTTTGTCTTGAAGCCATTCAGATTGTCAAGATCTTTTCAGAATCCCCCGCAGAAACCAACTAAAAGCGCCACTGGTTGCTTGGGTCTCCCCTGAACCCTAGACACAGGCACATATGAAATTTGACTCTTCTAGAACTCTGCCTGCATTGTTCCCTCATCATTCCAGAGCTTCTTACACTATTCCAACTCAAACTCTTTTCCACTCACAATATTTTAAGGCAGCCCTGGGCACATAAAATACATACACAAACCCAAAATGTGCTGGTAATATGTCGCAaagctgttttaaaaaaaattgtcatcaCCACATTCAGTTTCAGGATCCCACATGGCCTCAATGCCATGGTTTAAGAGCAGCTCCACAGAACCCCAATTAGCCACTGAGCTCTTACATCCTGCAATTCACTCAAAATATCTACCTCAACCATCTATACTACGTTTGCTGTAGCATCCAGCACTACATaatgttctataattttttttttcaaaaaaaaagaagagataagacagtggcagggtgtttgccttagatgcagaaggacagtgtttttgaatcccagcatctcatatggtctctcgagcctgccaggagcaatttctgagcatagagtcaggagtaacccctgagtgctgccgggtgtgacccaaaaacaaaaacaaaaacaaaaacaaaaagcaaccatatttatttatttaaacattttcccTGGTCTAAAGagaaagatgttaaaaaaaaaaaaaaaacttagaggggccggagagatagcatggaggtaaggcgtttgcctctcatgcaggaggtcatcggttcgaatcccggcgtcccatatatatggtcctcccgtgcctgccaggagcaatttctgagcctggagccaggaataacccctgagcactgccgggtgtgacccaaaaaccacaaaaaaaaaaaaaaaacaaaaaaaaaaacttagaatatATCTATAAGCAGATACCTCCCAAACCCAGATaacctaaatgaaaaaaatatgcgTAAATTTCAACTcaacaaataaatttatcttcTCTCCTAGAAGATGTCCCCATGTCCCATTCCATGTCCTCTTCCTCTTACAGCCACTTGGGCCTTCAGACTAGCAGTCTTTCCCCAGCCGGCCCCTGagccttggtttttatttttcatgctctTTAACATGGGTGCATTTTTCAGCCTGCCAGGCAAAATCAGAAAGCAGATCTTGCTGCCATGAATGTACACTTTTTCCAGTTGTGCCATGTGGCCATCCCTACATGTGACTGTAATGTTGGACATCTGGCAGTTCGTGTTGTCCTCTGCCTCCATGAGCTTCCCACGGTATACTTCTCCAGTATTCGTCTCACAAGTCCTGATGTGGCCCTCAGCCTCAGCCTCACAGAGGACTTCGATTAGCATACCAATGGACATCTTGGCAAGAAATGAGTTTGGCTCCAGCCTCCTAGTTCATGAAGCAGTGACTTGGGAAAGCACGAGATGTACGAAAGAATCCTTAATgttctatattatttatacatCATCATTATGTTGTAATTGGCTTTGACTAAAATATAACCCCATGTGGAACACCATTCATATATGGTTTATCCCACTTGTAACTTTCATGTATTTAGAGTATACCTAATGGTTCTGGAGAGCTAGTAGAAGGATAAGATGTTTGGTATGCCTATAGCCAACCCTTAATTTATCCCTGGTAATGCATAGGGTCttccaagcactaccaagagtgacccctgagtacagattcaggagtaagccctgtgtacagccacgtgaggccccaaaacagagTTAAAATGCATCTCTCAACTAGTACTAGTAAGGTATCTATTCAGTTATTAAGCAAGAAAATAAGTGCGACATTATTTACTGTAATGGTACACAGTTTCCTCTCTTTTATATTGCATTATCCTTTTTTATATACTCTCCCATTGATTTATTTTCCACTTTACAACTGACTCTGTTTCACAAACAGCTCTGGGCAAAAAGCAATGTAACCTCCCGTGCACACATTTTATTACTCAGATACCCCTTTGTTTTACTATATGGGGGTCCCTTATGGAATATTTCCTTGCATTCTCTCAAACAGGATATAGATAGAGGCATGAGTTGTGCTTTTCACAGAAAGATCTTCTGCAGGTCAGGTGACCCTGAGTGGATGAAATACAGGGGGGCCCATATTCGGGGACAGATGTAAGACTGTCCTAATTACCACACACACCTGGCCTGGCCTGCAGCTCTGGGTTGTCTATCCCTCCCAGGTACTCTCCAGAAGACTATTTTTCTGGGTGGTAATATCTGGGTGGGCCCACAAGATGTTTAGATTTAAACCTCACAGCTGTGGTGCCCAACAATCACCTGGGTGTCTGTgagcttcctttctctcccatgtCTCAGCTCCTCATCCAGATTATACCCAACCTTGGCTCCTTGCATCCTGCATCGCCTTCCCCGGGCTAGTGGAAATGAGGATTCACAGTTACCCCTGAAAATAGATATTGGTACTTTCACAGCCACTCACTCTCTTCTCTACCAAATGGTCCCTTTTACAGCACTATTGGCCAGTAAAGCAGGAAGTGTGCAGATTCCAAACAATCTCAAGTGCAACCCAACACACATGCCCCCAGGCCCATCCTACAGAGACTGTTTTCCCATTTCAGTGTCCGTCCATGTGATTGCCAGAACTTGTCCTGTGAGGCTGATGTACTTCCTGTTATCAGCCTGCTCCTGTGCCTTATAGAAGACACAGAAGAATTTATCCATCCACCATACTTCAATCCATCTGTCTATTCATCCATGTATCCTCCCATTCACCTATACACCACCTATCCACTCATGCatgcatccatccacccattcacacATACATCTACCCACACATTCATATTTTCTATCTACCATTCATCCATATATCATCCAACCATCCAccaacccatccatccatccaccatccacaaTCTATTCATACAcgtccatctacccacccaccatctatccattcatccaccatccATTCAtgtatccatccatctacccacccaccatCCATCGATCACccaccatccattcatccatcatccatccattcatgcatccatctacccattcacTCATacaccacccacccatctattgatccaaccatccatctaccattcatccatctattcaACCAGCATCCACCCACCATGCATCCACCCATCTATCACCCATCCATACAccaatccacccatccatcttcCCATGAACCTGtgcattcatccatccatcttcaGTACCATTAATACATTATTGACATTGCTGGTAGGACTCCAACAAAAGGGGTATCTTCTTCTTGCCTCTGCTCAAGTTCATTTAACTTCAACCCTGTCCCCACTCCATAAATTTAAAGGCAACTTCCAGCGGCAGCAGGAGAATGCCTAGGCCAGAAAGGCAGGGTGCAAATTGCCCAGTCCCTCAGGGAGGAGTACCAGTTTTCATGATGGTGATTTTATTCTTCCTAGAAGGGTTATTAGGGTAAATCCAGATCCTGTGGTTGCCAATGATCAAGGCTTCATGCCCTCCCCAGAAATGGAATAAATCAATGCTCCTAAAGACTTGCTGGATCCCAGACACCTGGGCAAGTTCTCAGCTACTATCTCTCACCACCAGTTCTTCATtcccttttcttttgctttctgctGTTGTTGTAATTCAGAAAtgattgatttttgtctttgttaatGAAGTCCCTTTCATTTCCTTCCATTCTCTTGTTTCCCTTTCCTTTGTTAATGTCCATATTGATGCTGATTTATATTTTGCCAACCATGAAAATTCATCCAAGACCCCTGGCTTATGCCCAGGTCTTCTGACAGGAAGTAGGTTTTACAATGAGGACACTGGgacaagagatagcacaggaattTTGATTCTTActggtgtttaaaaatataaagatacagATCCTGTTAAGCTGCACTTCACTCTACTTTTATTATGCAGGAAAGAAGAATTATTTTAACAAGAAGCAAAATGCTGGATGAACAGATGACTAAGTTAAAAAAGGGAGGGAGCATTTAGCTATGACAACATGATGTCACACGTGACTTCACAATGTCCACAAGCATCACTCTCTTCCTTTCCAAACTTCCCTGCTAAAGGAAGCTCAGCCTACATGATGCTGGCGAGGAGGGCTGAGGGTAACATTATTGGCTCAGAAAATCATGATTCATCACTTGAGAATAAAAACTGTTAACTGCAAACAGAATGGACAAGAAAACTTGAAGAGGTTGAGCAGCAGGAAACAAACCGTGTCTAGTACTATTTCTGTGCATAGTCATGTTCCTCATCTTAAATTGTGTATTTATATTATACTGTGGAGAATCAAACTCGCCATTCAGTTTCTAGCTTATCATTTTGACCTTTATAAATTCATATTTGTTCTAGTTttatatttggctttttttttttttttgctttatgggctacaccctgtaatactcaggggttactcctggctatgtgctcagaaattgctactggctcaggggaccatacggaaaaccagggatctaaccatggtccatcctggattggccgcatgcaaggcaaacatcctaccactgtgcttttgctctggccccaaggttatTTTTTAAGTGGACTTCACTGGTCTGAAAGCGAATCACTTTTTAAGTCCCTTTGACTTTAATAAGCAGACTCAGAGACTCAGGGGATCTATCCATGGTGCTAGTTGGTGCAAACCAAGTTTGCATTCAAT
Coding sequences within:
- the LOC126023891 gene encoding small nuclear ribonucleoprotein Sm D3-like → MSIGMLIEVLCEAEAEGHIRTCETNTGEVYRGKLMEAEDNTNCQMSNITVTCRDGHMAQLEKVYIHGSKICFLILPGRLKNAPMLKSMKNKNQGSGAGWGKTASLKAQVAVRGRGHGMGHGDIF